A single window of Hyphomicrobiales bacterium DNA harbors:
- a CDS encoding hypothetical protein (Evidence 5 : Unknown function), translated as MANNSLHQCSRWTLATNLGAGVDHVQAGSLGEASIEAKDRASVQSVTTPIRSEQCR; from the coding sequence ATGGCAAACAATTCCCTACACCAATGCTCAAGGTGGACTCTTGCCACAAATCTCGGGGCAGGAGTGGATCACGTGCAAGCGGGATCGCTTGGCGAGGCATCGATCGAAGCGAAAGATCGCGCGAGCGTACAATCCGTCACGACACCGATCCGCTCTGAACAATGCCGCTGA
- a CDS encoding AAA domain protein, whose amino-acid sequence MHIAVTGTHGVGKTTFIDDFTAVHRDYESVQEPYWLLEQQGVPFANGATTADLEKQLAESCKLILGHAGGRDVIFDRCPLDFLAYLEVVSASEGFEWLPSGRELANISKALAMLDVVIFIPLTSPDEVPVEIELPRLRSRVDRRLKTMLREDDLGLLHNGPRVLEVVGSRPQRAAMASSLLGLA is encoded by the coding sequence GTGCATATTGCGGTGACAGGAACGCATGGTGTCGGCAAGACGACATTTATCGACGACTTCACAGCCGTTCATCGCGACTATGAAAGCGTGCAGGAGCCCTATTGGCTTCTTGAGCAGCAAGGCGTCCCATTTGCCAATGGGGCAACGACAGCCGATCTTGAAAAGCAGCTTGCCGAAAGCTGTAAGCTGATCCTGGGGCATGCTGGCGGTCGTGACGTGATCTTTGACCGCTGTCCACTCGATTTTCTCGCCTATTTGGAGGTTGTCAGCGCTAGTGAGGGCTTTGAGTGGCTTCCGAGCGGCCGTGAACTGGCCAATATCAGCAAAGCGCTCGCTATGCTTGATGTGGTGATTTTTATCCCGCTCACATCTCCCGATGAGGTTCCGGTCGAGATCGAACTTCCTCGACTGCGGAGCCGCGTAGACCGGCGCCTTAAGACCATGCTCCGCGAAGACGATCTGGGACTATTGCATAACGGACCGCGTGTTCTTGAGGTCGTGGGTTCCCGGCCCCAACGCGCTGCGATGGCAAGCTCGCTTCTTGGACTGGCATAG
- a CDS encoding hypothetical protein (Evidence 5 : Unknown function) yields MPEGRLPQSGLNSNLSRPASPADCALWCDILRDRYAVTADCPTAAKNANLILPLFGSGKQV; encoded by the coding sequence GTGCCCGAGGGGCGGCTTCCCCAATCTGGCTTAAATTCGAATCTCTCGCGCCCCGCCAGCCCCGCCGATTGTGCGCTATGGTGCGATATTCTGCGCGATCGCTACGCAGTGACCGCCGATTGCCCCACCGCTGCGAAAAACGCCAATCTTATCCTGCCGCTATTTGGCAGCGGTAAGCAGGTATAG
- a CDS encoding hypothetical protein (Evidence 5 : Unknown function): protein MNALARIEEEPDKVRYRRWVSAAIIPHVDDERGGVRQFAHRIVGCLQSLGLDRDFVVEHPDGLAGS from the coding sequence ATGAACGCGCTTGCCCGGATCGAGGAAGAACCTGACAAGGTACGCTACAGACGCTGGGTGTCCGCCGCCATTATCCCGCATGTCGATGATGAGCGCGGCGGTGTCCGACAGTTTGCGCATCGCATCGTCGGCTGTTTGCAAAGCTTAGGCTTGGATCGCGACTTCGTGGTCGAGCACCCAGATGGGCTCGCTGGTTCTTGA
- a CDS encoding Transcriptional regulator, giving the protein MSRSERLFDLLQTLRRHRRPVSGKVLADEVGVSIRTLYRDIASLQAQGATIEGEPGVGYVLKPGFLLPPLMFPPEEIEALVLGSRWVADRADNLLRDAARSALARIAAVLPPDLRDELDASALLVGPGADIPTDVIDPALLRKAIRTERKLTLSYRDGSGTGSERVVWPFALAFFDQVRVLLGWCELRQDFRSFRTDRIAYAEVLDDRYPKRRQALLKQWREIQRISRRDA; this is encoded by the coding sequence ATGTCTCGTTCCGAACGCCTCTTTGACCTTCTCCAGACGCTGCGTCGCCATCGGCGGCCGGTGAGCGGCAAGGTGTTGGCCGACGAGGTCGGCGTCAGCATCCGTACCCTCTATCGCGATATCGCCAGCCTTCAGGCGCAAGGTGCGACCATAGAGGGCGAACCGGGCGTCGGCTATGTCCTGAAACCGGGCTTCCTCTTGCCGCCGCTCATGTTTCCGCCGGAAGAGATTGAAGCGCTCGTCCTTGGCTCCCGCTGGGTGGCGGACAGAGCGGACAATCTTCTGCGCGATGCGGCGCGCAGCGCACTGGCGCGGATCGCCGCGGTACTGCCGCCTGATCTGCGCGACGAGTTGGACGCCTCGGCCCTACTGGTCGGGCCGGGCGCCGATATCCCGACTGACGTGATCGACCCGGCGCTTCTGCGGAAAGCGATCCGTACCGAGCGCAAGCTGACGCTGTCCTATCGCGATGGATCGGGCACGGGGTCGGAGCGTGTCGTCTGGCCTTTCGCGCTCGCCTTTTTCGATCAGGTGCGCGTTCTTCTCGGATGGTGCGAACTACGCCAGGATTTCCGCTCTTTCCGCACGGATCGCATCGCTTATGCGGAGGTGCTCGACGATCGCTATCCCAAGCGCCGTCAGGCGCTGCTCAAACAGTGGCGGGAGATCCAGAGAATATCACGCCGAGACGCATGA
- a CDS encoding TetR family transcriptional regulator, whose amino-acid sequence MKPKRQGRPPVIENARDRILDDAAHLFAREGYEGTSLGDVADALGATKAAIYHYFPNKKDIYEAIIVRTLDGLLRSVSAATALAAGPEEKLSRFMTAHADFFENNYDGFLAMLVGYGGMQNVVMIAEAQRLRDSYEHALRQIIADGIVQGVFRDVDAEVTSRAILSMLNWMVRWFKPGKERRAASFAQEYCDLMLGGIRK is encoded by the coding sequence ATGAAACCGAAGCGCCAGGGCCGCCCGCCCGTTATTGAGAATGCCCGGGACCGCATCCTCGACGATGCGGCTCATCTCTTCGCACGGGAAGGATATGAGGGCACGTCCCTCGGCGACGTCGCCGATGCGTTAGGCGCGACCAAGGCAGCTATCTATCACTATTTTCCCAACAAGAAGGATATCTACGAAGCCATCATCGTGCGCACGCTGGACGGACTTCTGCGCTCAGTCTCCGCGGCGACGGCGCTGGCTGCCGGTCCCGAGGAGAAGTTGTCGCGTTTCATGACCGCTCACGCGGACTTCTTCGAGAACAATTACGATGGGTTTCTTGCCATGCTCGTTGGGTATGGCGGCATGCAGAACGTCGTGATGATCGCGGAGGCTCAGCGGCTACGCGACAGCTACGAACATGCGTTGCGGCAAATCATCGCTGACGGCATTGTACAAGGGGTGTTCCGGGATGTTGATGCCGAGGTCACGAGCCGTGCCATCCTTTCGATGCTGAACTGGATGGTACGTTGGTTCAAGCCGGGCAAGGAACGTCGCGCCGCATCCTTCGCGCAGGAGTATTGCGATCTCATGCTTGGGGGCATCCGCAAGTGA
- the ehpR gene encoding Phenazine antibiotic resistance protein EhpR, translated as MTDSNSILLYVTDASTSASFYAKLLGQEPVDASPTFAMFILPSGLGLGLWDRMGVEPAPMVAGGGCEIGFKVDTAAAVDATHADWQDKGATIALAPTDLDFGRSFVAVDPDGHRLRVYTLTEAM; from the coding sequence ATGACCGATAGCAACAGCATTCTTCTCTATGTTACCGACGCGTCGACGAGCGCCAGCTTTTACGCAAAGCTGCTCGGGCAGGAGCCCGTGGACGCAAGCCCGACCTTCGCCATGTTCATCCTGCCCTCCGGCCTCGGGCTCGGCCTCTGGGACAGAATGGGCGTTGAACCCGCGCCGATGGTGGCGGGCGGCGGTTGCGAGATAGGTTTCAAGGTCGATACTGCCGCTGCGGTCGATGCGACGCATGCCGATTGGCAGGACAAGGGCGCCACCATCGCTCTGGCGCCCACCGACCTCGATTTCGGTCGCAGCTTCGTCGCGGTCGATCCGGATGGGCATCGTCTGCGCGTCTACACCCTGACCGAGGCGATGTGA
- a CDS encoding conserved hypothetical protein (Evidence 4 : Unknown function but conserved in other organisms) translates to MARAWIAVASAEHVQIGREAGFMQVCHGKASPLRRIKPGDRVIYYSPTITFGAKDRLQAFTAIGVARDGSPYQVEMESGFRPWRRDVDWQPAEETPIRPLVGRLAFTRVGSNWGYQLRFGLFSIDDEDADVIAQMMTQRRRDGVPNATFSTSSTRPSARGFGECGIRGL, encoded by the coding sequence ATGGCCCGCGCCTGGATCGCCGTTGCCTCGGCGGAGCACGTCCAGATCGGTCGCGAGGCCGGCTTCATGCAGGTCTGTCATGGCAAGGCGTCGCCGCTGAGGCGGATCAAACCGGGCGACCGCGTGATCTACTATTCGCCGACTATCACGTTTGGGGCCAAAGACCGTCTCCAGGCCTTCACCGCGATTGGCGTGGCACGCGATGGCTCACCTTACCAAGTGGAGATGGAAAGCGGCTTCAGGCCTTGGCGGCGGGATGTCGATTGGCAGCCTGCGGAAGAAACCCCGATCCGGCCCCTGGTTGGCCGGCTCGCCTTCACGCGGGTCGGCTCCAACTGGGGCTATCAGCTTCGCTTCGGTTTGTTCAGCATCGACGATGAGGATGCCGACGTGATCGCACAGATGATGACGCAAAGGCGTCGGGATGGCGTCCCGAACGCCACCTTCTCGACCTCGTCAACGCGGCCTTCCGCGCGCGGCTTCGGAGAATGCGGTATTAGAGGGCTATAG
- a CDS encoding hypothetical protein (Evidence 5 : Unknown function): MVSGGGHDPVAFAEAGIPAGLVFIRNQFGSHNPNEAMRMEDFAEACRVVQRWLFDCDVR; the protein is encoded by the coding sequence ATGGTCTCCGGAGGCGGCCACGATCCGGTGGCATTCGCCGAAGCAGGCATACCGGCGGGATTGGTCTTCATCCGCAATCAGTTCGGTAGCCACAATCCGAACGAGGCGATGCGCATGGAGGACTTCGCCGAGGCGTGCCGCGTTGTTCAGCGCTGGCTGTTCGACTGTGATGTGCGATGA
- a CDS encoding Crotonobetainyl-CoA:carnitine CoA-transferase CaiB-like acyl-CoA transferase, with amino-acid sequence MSTALEGIKVLDLSRVLAGPWATMTLGDLGAEIWKIEQPGSGDDTRSFAPPLVGGISTYYLGANRNKKSLAIDIGTSEGREIIVDLARKADILVENFRPASLRKFRLTYDDLKVVNPRLIVCSISGYGRGHTLEERPGYDFIVQAESGFMAITGERDGEPMRLGVAFIDLVTGMNAVQAVLAALYMRERTGEGQWLDIGLHDSALFLLANVASGCLNTGKEHGRYGNAHPSIVPYQIFACIGGRVAIAVGNDEQFRRFCRAIGLAQLSDDPRYATNPRRTEHRETLLPLLEKHLGNLELAKLLADLRAAGVPAGDVRSVGQALTSEFAELRQSVMSVEAPKIGTFRSVRNPIRMSASISLPPTPPPDIGQHTAEVLAEQLGFAPHHIRRLQESGAIGSP; translated from the coding sequence ATGAGCACTGCACTGGAAGGCATCAAGGTCCTCGATCTTTCCCGCGTCCTGGCCGGCCCCTGGGCAACCATGACGCTGGGCGATCTCGGCGCTGAGATCTGGAAGATCGAGCAGCCCGGTTCGGGCGACGACACACGCAGCTTTGCGCCACCCTTGGTCGGGGGGATTTCGACCTACTATCTCGGTGCCAACCGCAACAAAAAGAGCCTTGCCATCGATATCGGCACCTCAGAGGGTCGCGAAATCATCGTCGACCTTGCCCGCAAGGCCGATATTCTCGTCGAGAATTTTAGGCCTGCCTCGTTACGCAAGTTCCGGCTCACCTATGACGACCTGAAAGTGGTCAATCCGCGCCTGATCGTCTGCTCAATATCTGGCTACGGGCGCGGGCACACGCTGGAAGAGCGCCCGGGTTACGACTTCATCGTCCAGGCTGAATCAGGCTTCATGGCGATCACCGGCGAGCGCGATGGCGAGCCGATGCGGCTGGGTGTCGCGTTTATCGACCTCGTCACCGGCATGAATGCCGTGCAAGCCGTGCTCGCTGCGCTTTACATGCGCGAGCGTACCGGCGAGGGGCAATGGCTTGACATCGGACTCCACGACAGCGCCCTGTTCCTGCTGGCGAATGTCGCCTCGGGCTGTCTCAACACCGGCAAGGAGCACGGCCGCTACGGCAACGCTCACCCCAGCATCGTGCCCTACCAGATATTCGCTTGTATCGGCGGCCGGGTCGCCATCGCTGTGGGCAACGACGAACAGTTTCGGCGCTTCTGCCGTGCGATCGGCTTAGCCCAGCTGTCGGATGACCCGCGATACGCAACCAACCCCAGGCGCACCGAACATCGTGAGACGCTCCTCCCCCTCCTCGAAAAGCATCTCGGAAACCTCGAACTTGCGAAACTGCTCGCCGATCTGCGCGCTGCCGGCGTTCCAGCGGGGGATGTCCGCAGCGTCGGTCAGGCCCTGACGAGCGAATTCGCGGAACTGCGCCAGAGCGTCATGTCCGTTGAGGCCCCCAAGATCGGCACCTTCCGGTCAGTCCGCAACCCGATACGCATGTCCGCCAGCATATCCCTGCCTCCGACGCCACCGCCGGACATCGGCCAGCACACTGCCGAAGTTCTTGCAGAGCAACTCGGTTTCGCGCCACACCACATCCGAAGGCTCCAAGAATCGGGTGCGATCGGTTCGCCCTGA
- the intB gene encoding putative protein IntB (Evidence 3 : Putative function from multiple computational evidences) produces the protein MSLTDVAIRRIKPSQQPKKIADGEGLHLFVAVLGAKLWRMSYRYMGKQKLLSFGAYPIVSLADARRARDAAKQVLAAGEDPGLKAKLAKIAKRAGGDETFGKIAEEYKAKLIREGRADPTVKKVTWFLSLATPSLGRRPIREITAPEILETLRRVEIRGRYQSAQKLRSTIGSVFRYAVATARADNDPTFALRGALTAPKAKSRAALTDPKAFGALLRTIDSYEGLPTTKVALKLSALLFPRPGELRAAHWSEFNLAEGVWTVPEARMKMRRPHRVPLPKQAVAILNDVQQLTGDGSFVFPSARSVLRPMSENTLNGALRRLGFTKEEMTSHGFRASASSMLNESGYWHPDAIERQLAHVEENSARRAYARGEHWDERVRMMTWWADYLDELREGDLN, from the coding sequence GTGTCACTCACAGACGTCGCCATCCGACGAATCAAACCATCTCAACAGCCGAAGAAGATCGCAGACGGTGAAGGTCTGCATCTTTTTGTCGCAGTATTAGGCGCCAAGCTCTGGAGAATGTCCTACCGCTATATGGGCAAACAGAAACTGCTGAGCTTCGGAGCTTATCCGATTGTGAGTTTGGCAGATGCACGGCGGGCTCGGGACGCGGCTAAGCAGGTCCTGGCAGCTGGCGAGGATCCAGGCCTTAAGGCCAAGCTGGCAAAGATAGCTAAGCGTGCTGGTGGCGACGAGACTTTTGGCAAAATCGCTGAGGAGTACAAAGCCAAGCTGATCCGCGAGGGCAGGGCGGACCCGACCGTGAAGAAGGTGACTTGGTTTTTGAGCCTGGCCACTCCTTCTCTCGGGCGGCGTCCGATCCGCGAGATCACAGCTCCCGAAATCCTTGAGACTCTCCGGCGAGTCGAGATACGTGGCCGCTATCAGAGCGCCCAGAAGCTGCGATCCACCATCGGCAGCGTGTTCCGCTATGCCGTTGCTACGGCCCGTGCCGATAATGACCCGACCTTTGCACTAAGAGGCGCTCTGACCGCACCGAAGGCGAAATCAAGGGCCGCCTTGACTGACCCGAAAGCTTTTGGGGCACTCCTGCGGACGATCGATAGTTATGAAGGGCTGCCAACTACAAAGGTTGCGCTGAAGCTCTCGGCGCTGCTGTTTCCGCGGCCTGGTGAGCTAAGGGCGGCCCACTGGTCTGAGTTCAATCTGGCTGAGGGGGTTTGGACCGTTCCGGAAGCGCGGATGAAGATGCGCCGTCCCCATCGGGTGCCATTGCCCAAGCAAGCCGTTGCCATTCTCAACGACGTGCAGCAGCTCACGGGCGACGGCAGCTTTGTCTTTCCCTCAGCCCGCTCTGTCCTCCGTCCCATGTCGGAAAACACGCTGAATGGAGCGCTACGCCGTTTGGGCTTCACCAAGGAAGAGATGACCTCGCACGGATTCCGAGCGAGTGCCAGTTCCATGCTCAACGAGAGTGGCTATTGGCATCCCGACGCCATTGAGCGGCAGCTTGCACATGTGGAGGAAAACAGTGCGCGGCGCGCCTATGCTCGCGGTGAGCATTGGGACGAGCGCGTTCGGATGATGACTTGGTGGGCGGATTATTTGGATGAGCTTCGCGAGGGTGACCTAAATTGA
- a CDS encoding hypothetical protein (Evidence 5 : Unknown function), producing MASRTPPSRPRQRGLPRAASENAVLEGYSVDVALISIGHGAIRRRSPLWRNMAADHRNVLRIADSTLQPDIF from the coding sequence ATGGCGTCCCGAACGCCACCTTCTCGACCTCGTCAACGCGGCCTTCCGCGCGCGGCTTCGGAGAATGCGGTATTAGAGGGCTATAGCGTAGACGTAGCGCTCATCTCCATCGGGCATGGCGCCATACGCCGCCGTTCGCCCCTATGGCGCAATATGGCTGCCGATCACCGCAACGTGCTGAGAATCGCCGATTCGACGCTGCAGCCCGATATATTTTGA
- a CDS encoding hypothetical protein (Evidence 5 : Unknown function) — MADLGPEADWPVLVAAVQIAAVHSLYFLLSFAR; from the coding sequence ATGGCAGACTTGGGGCCGGAAGCGGACTGGCCGGTCTTGGTTGCCGCTGTGCAGATAGCCGCCGTTCATTCGCTCTATTTCTTGCTGAGCTTTGCAAGGTAA
- a CDS encoding hypothetical protein (Evidence 5 : Unknown function) — translation MLFGPKTYSAGEEFAYDLQVLKRVTVVGGKTRGGANPGGLADLSSNFFVVVPTGRAQNPITHTSWEGVGVVPDVHDAPEVTESTAIALAKG, via the coding sequence GTGCTGTTTGGCCCCAAAACCTATTCGGCCGGCGAGGAGTTCGCGTACGACCTACAGGTCCTGAAGCGCGTAACCGTGGTTGGCGGAAAAACGCGCGGGGGAGCCAATCCCGGCGGATTGGCCGATTTGAGTTCCAACTTCTTCGTTGTTGTTCCGACGGGGCGGGCTCAAAACCCAATCACACACACCAGTTGGGAGGGCGTCGGTGTTGTGCCTGATGTCCACGACGCGCCAGAAGTTACGGAATCGACCGCGATTGCGCTGGCGAAAGGTTGA
- a CDS encoding Alpha/beta hydrolase, producing the protein MLVCLLLVGFSIPAMAQNLATDGGVSIHADGPGIVTEQPIENIPSGGNMFDIGKTVAAGDTALFVSIAGKTDGEPIILLHGGMGSRNDFLPLAKHLSAEYRLVAIDSRGHGRSAMGGGSLTYHQLEQDIAAVLAELGLAEAGIIGHSDGGIVALRLAASGIVRPRFVVVVGVHWQMPADEPTREIYQGITVDEWRGMFSEQVQNYEAENPAPDFVRLFDATKAMWLGNDDQAYPGASVRSITSPLLVVHGDEDFLVSRRQACDLVEQVEGARLLNLPFASHTVLEDSPEDVLPSLKAFLASSYRAANLP; encoded by the coding sequence ATGTTGGTCTGCCTGCTGCTGGTAGGTTTTTCCATTCCCGCCATGGCTCAAAACCTCGCCACCGATGGCGGCGTATCCATTCATGCAGATGGGCCGGGGATTGTGACCGAGCAACCAATCGAGAACATTCCGAGCGGGGGAAACATGTTCGATATTGGAAAGACAGTGGCCGCGGGCGATACCGCCCTGTTCGTTTCGATAGCCGGCAAGACGGACGGGGAGCCGATCATTCTGCTGCATGGCGGAATGGGAAGCCGGAACGATTTCCTGCCGCTGGCGAAGCATCTTTCGGCCGAGTATCGGCTGGTTGCCATCGACAGCCGAGGGCATGGGCGTTCGGCGATGGGAGGCGGTTCGCTCACCTATCATCAACTGGAACAGGACATCGCCGCCGTTCTGGCCGAGCTTGGGCTAGCGGAGGCCGGGATTATCGGCCACAGCGACGGGGGCATTGTCGCTTTGCGCCTTGCCGCATCCGGGATCGTCCGGCCTCGCTTCGTCGTAGTGGTCGGCGTGCATTGGCAGATGCCCGCCGATGAACCGACCCGCGAAATCTATCAGGGCATCACGGTGGACGAGTGGCGCGGCATGTTCTCGGAGCAGGTCCAGAACTACGAGGCAGAAAATCCCGCGCCCGATTTTGTGCGGCTGTTTGACGCCACCAAGGCCATGTGGCTCGGAAATGACGATCAGGCCTATCCGGGTGCATCTGTTCGCTCGATCACCAGCCCCCTTCTCGTTGTTCACGGCGATGAGGACTTCCTGGTTTCCCGCCGTCAGGCTTGCGACCTGGTCGAGCAAGTCGAGGGGGCGCGCCTGCTGAACCTGCCTTTCGCTTCGCATACTGTGCTGGAAGACAGCCCCGAGGATGTTCTGCCGTCGCTCAAGGCGTTTCTCGCCAGCAGCTATCGAGCAGCAAATTTGCCGTAG
- a CDS encoding transposase: MRRRQFGREFKIEAVRLIKDRGVSVAQASRDLDVHENQLRKWVKLFAADPAQAFPGHGQMKPEQLEIEKLRREVAKLKAERDILKKAAAYFAKDVT, from the coding sequence ATGCGGCGAAGACAATTTGGGCGTGAGTTCAAGATCGAGGCGGTCCGCCTGATCAAGGACCGCGGAGTGAGTGTGGCGCAGGCGTCTCGGGATCTGGATGTCCATGAGAACCAATTGCGCAAATGGGTGAAGCTCTTTGCTGCCGATCCAGCGCAGGCCTTTCCCGGCCACGGCCAGATGAAGCCGGAGCAGCTTGAGATCGAGAAGCTGCGGCGCGAGGTGGCCAAGCTCAAGGCGGAGCGCGATATCCTAAAAAAGGCCGCAGCCTACTTCGCGAAGGACGTGACATGA
- the insF gene encoding IS3 element protein InsF: MRFTFIAKHRGIWPVAWLCEALDVSRSGFHAWLNRSPSRRARDDEEIGNRVRTSFLRSDRTYGARRVWRDVLAEGIDCGLHRIERLMRAQALRARPRRRNLPKDEGRRSAIAPNTLDREFHAERPNQRWIADFTYIWTAEGWLYVAAVIDLFSRRVVGWSMKAEMTAGLVTDALMMAIWRRGKPDALLHHSDQGSQYASEPFQKLMTDNGVTCSMSRSGNVWDNAAMESFFSSLKTERIRGRVYRTRDDARADVFDYIERFYNAVRRHSTIGYISPVEFEKKVGLA, translated from the coding sequence ATGAGGTTCACGTTCATTGCGAAGCACCGGGGGATCTGGCCGGTGGCGTGGCTTTGCGAAGCGCTGGATGTGTCGCGCTCGGGCTTCCATGCCTGGCTCAACCGGTCACCGAGCCGTCGAGCACGCGACGACGAGGAGATCGGCAACAGGGTCCGGACAAGCTTCCTTCGTTCGGATCGGACCTATGGTGCCAGGCGCGTCTGGCGGGACGTGCTGGCGGAAGGGATCGATTGCGGCCTGCATCGCATCGAGCGGCTGATGCGCGCCCAGGCTTTGCGTGCCAGACCGCGTCGGCGCAACCTGCCCAAGGATGAGGGCCGGCGATCGGCCATCGCCCCGAATACGCTCGACCGGGAGTTCCACGCCGAACGGCCCAACCAACGCTGGATCGCCGACTTTACCTACATCTGGACCGCAGAAGGTTGGCTTTACGTTGCAGCCGTCATCGACCTCTTCTCCCGGCGTGTGGTGGGTTGGTCGATGAAGGCCGAGATGACCGCCGGGCTCGTGACCGATGCGCTGATGATGGCGATCTGGCGCCGGGGAAAACCGGATGCCCTGCTGCACCATTCTGACCAGGGCAGCCAGTATGCCAGCGAGCCGTTCCAGAAGCTCATGACCGACAACGGCGTCACCTGCTCGATGAGCCGCTCGGGCAATGTCTGGGACAACGCCGCGATGGAGAGCTTCTTCTCCTCGCTCAAAACCGAGCGCATCAGAGGCAGGGTATACCGGACACGCGACGATGCTCGTGCCGATGTGTTCGATTACATCGAGCGCTTCTACAACGCCGTTCGCAGGCACTCGACCATCGGCTATATCAGCCCGGTCGAGTTCGAAAAGAAGGTGGGGTTAGCTTAA
- a CDS encoding Transcriptional regulator codes for MSGPDRLLRLLQLMRVMAPPITAARLAVERGVSVRSIYRDIELLRLSGARIEGQRGYGYRLIEDYALPPQTFDRLEIEAITVGLGEVRQMGDPDLARAAEAVLAKVAATLPDDREQQLLHSISHVYRPTARYGPHPHLQAIRQACWQEQEIEIGYRDQAGTASQRIIRPLAIMYSDHVLTVLAWCCLRDDFRMFRVDRVESLSTNGASFRPRRARLLRDYLAKLSKK; via the coding sequence ATGAGCGGACCCGATAGATTGCTGCGCCTTCTTCAGCTTATGCGCGTCATGGCGCCCCCGATCACGGCGGCACGCCTGGCGGTCGAACGCGGCGTGTCCGTACGATCGATCTACCGCGACATCGAACTGTTGCGGCTGTCGGGCGCCCGAATTGAGGGACAACGCGGTTATGGCTATCGATTGATCGAGGACTATGCTCTGCCGCCGCAAACATTCGATCGTCTGGAAATCGAAGCGATTACCGTGGGACTAGGCGAAGTGCGCCAGATGGGCGACCCGGACCTGGCGCGTGCCGCCGAAGCTGTGCTCGCCAAGGTCGCCGCAACCTTGCCGGACGATCGCGAACAACAATTGCTGCATTCAATATCCCATGTCTACCGGCCAACTGCCCGCTACGGCCCGCACCCGCATCTGCAAGCGATACGGCAGGCATGTTGGCAGGAGCAGGAGATAGAAATCGGTTATCGTGATCAAGCAGGCACCGCCAGCCAGCGCATCATTCGCCCCCTTGCCATCATGTACAGCGATCACGTCCTGACGGTTCTGGCCTGGTGTTGCCTGCGTGATGACTTCCGGATGTTCAGGGTCGACCGTGTCGAGAGCCTTTCAACCAACGGAGCCAGTTTTCGTCCTAGGAGGGCGAGATTATTGCGGGATTACCTTGCAAAGCTCAGCAAGAAATAG
- a CDS encoding conserved membrane hypothetical protein (Evidence 4 : Unknown function but conserved in other organisms), with amino-acid sequence MIFSAFAQIGLWGVLAAAAFGFVFGGVYYGALVPRYYAIALGRETMPAAKLDMLTILGPFVCNIVMIVTTAAIMRMIGVVSLTDALSLGLVIGVGYLLAMCMTIAINPNFPRPFYYTMVNAPYFLVSSLATSAVLFLLQ; translated from the coding sequence ATGATCTTCAGTGCATTTGCCCAGATCGGTCTCTGGGGCGTTCTTGCGGCCGCCGCGTTCGGCTTCGTGTTCGGGGGCGTATATTATGGCGCCCTTGTACCCAGATATTACGCAATAGCGCTGGGACGTGAAACCATGCCAGCCGCCAAGCTGGACATGCTGACCATCCTTGGCCCCTTCGTGTGCAATATCGTTATGATCGTCACGACGGCCGCGATCATGCGCATGATCGGCGTTGTCTCGCTTACCGATGCCCTGTCGCTCGGGCTGGTGATCGGCGTCGGTTATCTCCTGGCGATGTGCATGACGATCGCGATCAATCCCAATTTCCCCAGGCCGTTCTACTACACGATGGTGAACGCGCCCTATTTCCTGGTCAGCAGTTTGGCGACGAGCGCCGTGCTGTTTCTGTTGCAGTAG